The DNA region ACACCAACTTCGAACGAGCGAGCAAGGAGGTCAAACCCGCCCACACGTCTCCGCCCGTCCGCATGGGACGCGCAGCGCTGAGCCGCCCTTCTTTGGCTCGTCGCGCTACTGCTTCGCCGCGAGCCTCTCCCGCGCCATCGCGGCTTCCGGGCTCTTGGGATATCGCTGCACGAGCGCGCGGTACGTCTTGTTCGCCTCGGCCGTCTGCTTGAGCCGCGACTGTGATAGGCCGACCTTCAGCATCGCCGCCGGGACCTTGTCGCCCTTGGGGTATTCCTTCACCACCTTCTGGAACTCCTCGATCGCGGGCGCGAATTCCCCGGACGCGTAGTAGGACTCTCCGATCCAGTACTGCGCGTTGTCGGCGACCTCGGTGTCCGGGAACTGCTTCAGATACGTCTGGAAGGCCTCGCGTCCGAGCTGGTACCGCCCCGCCGCGATGTCCGTGTACGCCGCCTGGTAGAGCGCCTCGGGATCGTTGCCTCCCGTCGCACCGGGCAGGATGCTGTCGCGCGTGCCGCCGGCGCCGCCCGCGGGCGCGCTCTGGCTCTGGTACCGGACCGCGTCGACCTTCTGGAAGAGCTGCGTCATGCGCGCGTTCAGCGCGTCGAGCTTTCCGTCGATCACGTCGAGCCGCTGCGAGACGTCGCGGAATCGCGTGTCCGTGCCGGCGCGCGTGACCTGTGTGCCCTCACGCGTGGCCTCGATCTTCTTCTCGACCATGTCGACCCGCTTCGCCGTCTGGGTCTGGAGCACGAGAAGGCTGTCAAGGCTCGACTGGCTGCTCCGGTAGTACCCGCCCGGAGCGCACCCCGCCGCGATCGCGGCCGCGGCCGTGAGGGCCGCGACCGCTCCGAGCGTGAAGTGACGTCCGCGCGTCATTTCGAGACGAAGTGGGCGCGCCGGTTCTGCGCCCAGGCCTCTTCGCTGCTGCCCGTCGCGAACGGGCGTTCCTTGCCGTAGGAGATCGTGGTCATGCGGTTCGCCGGGATCCCGTAGCTCGTGAGGAACTCCTTGGCGGCGCGGGCCCGGCGCTCGCCCAGCGCGAGGTTGTACTCGACCGAGCCGCGCTCGTCGCAGTGGCCCTCGATGATGACGTTCATGTTCGTGTTCCGCTCGAGATAGCGTCCGTTCGCCTCGAGCGCCGCGCGCGCG from Candidatus Eisenbacteria bacterium includes:
- the ybgF gene encoding tol-pal system protein YbgF, with product MTRGRHFTLGAVAALTAAAAIAAGCAPGGYYRSSQSSLDSLLVLQTQTAKRVDMVEKKIEATREGTQVTRAGTDTRFRDVSQRLDVIDGKLDALNARMTQLFQKVDAVRYQSQSAPAGGAGGTRDSILPGATGGNDPEALYQAAYTDIAAGRYQLGREAFQTYLKQFPDTEVADNAQYWIGESYYASGEFAPAIEEFQKVVKEYPKGDKVPAAMLKVGLSQSRLKQTAEANKTYRALVQRYPKSPEAAMARERLAAKQ
- the pal gene encoding peptidoglycan-associated lipoprotein Pal; amino-acid sequence: MSRPRIVTIAFAMILAASLATLGCSSRKQAQVETPPSPPPPTETTEAPPPPPPAASQNTEPTETAAGLQDAFYDYDDASIRADARAALEANGRYLERNTNMNVIIEGHCDERGSVEYNLALGERRARAAKEFLTSYGIPANRMTTISYGKERPFATGSSEEAWAQNRRAHFVSK